A single region of the Oncorhynchus kisutch isolate 150728-3 linkage group LG30, Okis_V2, whole genome shotgun sequence genome encodes:
- the LOC109875190 gene encoding T-cell acute lymphocytic leukemia protein 1-like yields MEKMKLDLCPGSPGAKSCIPLKQDSIRENGCQDLEDSKEGNFTGERVKTDDAPLRNTRNGTIILNGVAKETAYDALDLKREVPVIELLRRDDIKTGQQRTDSQTVPITELRRPPVPLPLPHRDALIDARMVQLSPNAFPLPARAMLYNLAQPLAAINSLGGESEQYGMYPSNRVKRRPAPYEVELDEAGQPKIVRRIFTNSRERWRQQNVNGAFSELRKLIPTHPPDKKLSKNEILRLAMKYISFLSNLLDDQDGGATVGVGDGTGLLVGGREGGPQGPRQDGVGLAREDDLLLQGTLSPGSSCGSLPDGDGSPESFTEDQDSPPAPRTVPVPRGRDLRRNARPQDGGSQR; encoded by the exons ATGGAAAAAATGAAGCTGGATCTTTGTCCTGGAAGTCCCGGTGCCAAATCATGCATCCCGCTGAAGCAGGATTCCATCAGGGAGAATGGGTGCCAAGACCTGGAGGACTCGAAGGAGGGGAACTTCACTGGGGAAAGGGTTAAGACAGATGACGCGCCTCTGCGGAACACGCGCAACGGGACCATCATCCTAAACGGCGTTGCCAAGGAAACCGCTTACGACGCCCTTGACCTGAAAAGGGAAGTACCAGTGATCGAGCTCTTGAGGAGAGACGATATAAAGACGGGACAGCAGAGAACCGACAGTCAAACGGTACCGATCACGGAGCTTCGCAGACCACCCGTGCCGTTGCCGCTGCCGCACCGAGACGCGCTGATCGACGCTCGAATGGTTCAGCTGAGCCCAAACGCGTTCCCTCTCCCGGCGCGAGCAATGCTCTACAACTTGGCGCAACCTCTCGCTGCCATCAACAG TCTTGGAGGGGAGTCGGAACAGTACGGCATGTACCCCAGCAACAGGGTGAAGCGCCGTCCTGCGCCTTACGAGGTTGAGCTCGACGAGG CTGGCCAACCGAAGATCGTAAGGCGGATCTTCACCAACAGCCGGGAGCGCTGGCGGCAGCAGAATGTCAACGGGGCGTTCTCCGAGCTCCGCAAGCTCATCCCCACCCACCCACCGGACAAGAAGCTGAGCAAGAACGAGATCCTGCGTCTGGCCATGAAGTACATCAGCTTCCTGTCCAACCTGCTGGACGACCAGGACGGAGGGGCCACCGTGGGCGTGGGTGACGGGACAGGGCTGCTGGTGGGGGGCCGTGAGGGTGGACCCCAGGGCCCTCGTCAGGACGGGGTGGGACTGGCCAGGGAGGACGACCTCCTCCTCCAGGGCACGTTGTCGCCCGGGTCCAGCTGTGGGAGTCTGCCAGACGGGGACGGCAGCCCCGAGAGCTTCACCGAGGACCAAGACTCACCTCCAGCCCCGAGAACTGTGCCCGTGCCGCGCGGTAGGGACCTACGACGCAATGCACGCCCGCAAGATGGCGGCAGCCAGCGATGA